The Candidatus Afararchaeum irisae nucleotide sequence GGGATCAAGAAAGAAACGATTAAGATCTGTCCTGATGCGTTGCAGCCGCATCTCTTTCTCTTAAATTAGAATACGAACGTCCTCAGACCGTATCTCTCGGCTGTCTCGGGTGAGATGGAGTCGCCCGTGTAGTCGACGACACCGTCCTCCAGAACTGCGATACTGTCTCCGACTTCGAGACCGAATCCGGTGTCGTGTGTCGATATCACGAGGGTTATTCCCTTCTTCGAGAGCTTCTCGACTATCTCGACTATGGCGTCACAGCCCTCGCCGTCGAGACCCGCTGTGGGCTCGTCGAGGAGAACGTAGTCGGGCTCCATGACTAAGACGCCCGCGAGAGCGACGCGTTTCTTCTCACCTCCGCTGAGTGTATTACAGAGACGGTCGCCGTATCCCGAAATTCCCATAGTTTCGAGAGCTTCCTCTACGCGTCCGTCGTCCTCGATACCGGCGTTCTTCAAGCCGAACCTCACGTCCTGGGAGACTGTCGGAGCAATTATCTGGTCGTTGGGGTCTTGGAAGACATAGCCGACCCTCTGACGCAGGTCTTCGAGGCTGTCGTCGTCGTATCTGACTTTTTCGCCCCCGATATAGACCTCTCCCGAGTCGGGCTCTAATAGTCCGTTGAACTGGCGGAGGAGTGTCGACTTCCCGGCTCCGTTTTTCCCCATGAGTACGGTTACTTCTCCCGACTCGGCTCTGAAGTCGGTGCCGTCGAGTACCGTGTCGTCGCCGTATCTGAAGACTAGGTCGTGTGTCTCTATCATCAGACCACCAGTGTCGAGGAAAGGAGTAGAAGGATTAAAGTCGCGTAGACGTGTCCCGAGCTCTGTCTGCGTGGACTCGGCATCTCGCCCGAGTACGATCTCGACCTCATCGACTCTTCCATCCTCTCTGCCCTCGTTAGTGACTTGAGAAAGAGGGAGAAGCCGATTAGCTTTGTCGATCTGAAGAGAGAACGTCTGTCGGAGTAACCGAGACGTGCCCTCGCGGCGGTCTGGAGCCTCTCGGACTCGTCGGTGAGTATCTGTATTCCTCGGTAGGTCAGAAGACAGAACTCAACGAAGAAATCGGGAAGACGTAGTCTCTTGAGTGCCGAGAAGGTCACGGGAACTGTCGTCGTGAGTATGAAGTAGACGAGAACCGAGAGAGACGCTCCCGATCTGAGAGCCGTCGTGACCGCTCTTTCGACTCCTCTGTCCGAGAAACGTAAGACGAAGTCGAAGATGAGAGGAACCGAGAAAGCCGTCTCTCCAGACGTGAAGACGAGTATCACGCCTATACTCGGCACTGCGAAGTAGACGGGAAGACGTGCGAAGCCGAGGTAGTCACGTCCAGCGGCGTGAAGACCCAGTGTGACGAAGACCACAGCCGTGGCTAACTGTGTCAGACGGCTCGGGGCGGCGACTCCTAAGAGAAGACCCACGAACGAGAAGTAGACGTTTAGCTCTCCGTCTACAAGAGGGGTAGAGGACGACTGTATCTTCTCCAGGCTCGCGTGGTGCATCTCAGTCTAAGTCTCGTCTTCTCCTTGTCTTCTGTGTCTATCCTACGTCTGAGACGCGTCAGTGTCAGCCGAGCTGGGATCAGTCTCGGTCTCCGATGATCTGAACCTGCCGAGGTAGTAGCCTATCGCAAGACCTCCTACCGCAGCCTGTAACGAGAAGAGGAGGCTCTCAATCTCGCCGCTCGGCGGTGTCCAGACGGGGTTGAACCACGGCTCATAGCCCGGACTGATCTGGTTTATGCCCTCCTCCGCCTGACCGTCGGCTCCTCCCCAAGCCGCGGGCATCACGAAGCTTCCGACGACGAGTACTGCTAGGAGTCCGATACCCGCGAGAGCGTACCTACGGCTACTCATGCTCATGCCGGAACCCCCATGCGTTTTCTGACCGAGACCTTAGCCTTGACGAGGTATCCCACGATAGCCGCCGCGAGCGCGCCCTCTACGAGTCCTATCGGAATCTGTGTGACAGCGAATATACCCATGAACTTAGTCGCGGATGCTATAATCCCGCTGACTCCGGGCTCCGACGGGAACGCGACCGCAAGCTGTAACGAAGTCACGACGTAGGTCGTCCAGTCGGTAACCACTGCGGCGACGAAGGTCGACTTCTTGAGATCAGTACGCGGTCTTACGAGTCTGTAGGCTCCGTAGCCGACGAAGGGACCTATGACACCCATAGACGCGACGTTCGCGCCGAGTGTCGTGATTCCTCCGTGGGCTAAGAGGAGTGCCTGATAAAGTAAGACGACCGCCGAGAGGAAAGACGTCACTACGGGACCGAAGAGGACGACTGCGAGACCGGTTCCCGTGGGATGGGACGTACTGCCGGTCACAGACGGCATCTTGAGAGCCGAGAGGACGAATATAAATCCCGCCGAGACGGCTAAGAGAGCCTTCGACCTCGAACTATCCATCGACTTTGCTGTCTTGTACGCTCCATATCCGACGAAGGGAGCCGCGACGACGTACCACGCCGCAGCCCACTCTACGGGAAGAAAGCCTTCCATTATATGCATGTCATGTCACCACAGTCCCTTCTACCACAGAGGGGATTAAAACAATTTTGGTTGAACTAATACAAATGAAGTTTAATTCAGGGGCGTGAGACGAGACTCGTCGAGGTCAAAATAAAAAAGAGTCCGTCGTCTGTCCGGTCTTACTCTTCTTCTAGGTCGGTAAGGCAGAACCACCAGTCCTTACAGTCGTAGCCCTCTGCCTCGGCTTCTGCGAGTCTGTCCTCGGCGTCCTGGTCGCTGTCGGGCGGCGGAACAAGAACCTGGTCGCCGAAGTTCTGGTTCTCGGGCCAGTCGGCGGGTGTGGCGACTCCTTCCTCGTCGCTCGTCTGGAGTGCTTCGAGTGAGCGGAGTATCTCGTCTATGTTACGTCCGATCTCGAAGGGGTAGTAGAGAGTGAGACGTAGGACACCGTCGGGGTCGACTATGAAGACCGCACGTACTGTCGACGATCCCATTCCGGGATGGAGCATTCCGAGCTCCTGTGCGACTCCTCCCATCTCGTCGGCTATTATGGGGAAGCCTATCTCTACGCCGATCTCCTCCTCTATCCAGTCTGTCCACTTGATATGGGAGTGGACACGGTCGACCGAGAGACCTATGAGGTTCGCGCCTAACTCCTCGAACTCGTCACGTCTCTGTTCGAACGCGATGAACTCGGTCGTACAGACGGGCGTGAAGTCACCGGGATGGCTGAAGAGCACGAACCACTCGCCTTCGTACTCGTCGGGGAGCTTCATCTCCCCGTGTGTCGTGGATACTTCTAGTTCGGGGAACCTGTCACCAAGCAGCGGCATCGTGGGTTTTTCGTCAGACATCAGGATAACAAACACACTCAGGGGATTTAAAGCTTACTCAATCCAAAAAATCTGTCGGTTATTAGAACTGAAATTTTGACATAGATAAATATCTTTTGGAGTAGGCAAAGCACCACAGCTGCCGGTGGCTTTTAGGTCTGTGAGAACCAAACGTGTCTATGGAATCCGAGTCTGACTGGGAGGAACGCATAAGAGCGATGAGAATGGAGAAGGACGACTTCTTCGGGAGCTCGCGCAGGTCACCTATACCCGCCGACGAACGTCAGAGCTTCGACGGTCTCAACTACTTCGAACCTAACCCCGACTACCGTTATGAGCTGAAGCTCGACGAGTTCGACGACAAGAGCGTGGTCGAGATAGGCACGACAGAGGAGGGGGAGAGGAAGTACCTCGACTGGGGAGTCTTCAGTTTTACTGTCGACGGAGAGGACTGTGAGCTACACGCTTACAAGAGCGACCCCGACGAGAGCCGTCTCTGGGTTCCCTTCAGGGACGAGACCAACGGAGACGAGACCTACGGCGCGGGGAGATACCTCGACCTCGACGAGGATAGCCACAGGCTCGACGACGACAGATGGATACTCGACTTCAACCAAGCCTACAACCCCTTCTGTGTCTACTCCGACGACTACGAGTGTGCTCTCATACCCACGACCAACTGGCTAGACGTAAGTATAGAGGCGGGAGAAAAGAGCTACAAGTAATAAAAAGCTACCTCTTCCTTACGACCTGTTTAGAGATCTTTCTCTGTGTGCCGCTGGGATGCTCTAAGAGAACGACCGAGTCACCGTCTATCTCACGTACCTCGCCCTTTCTGTCGGTACCGTCCTTCCAGTGGAAGACGACCCTGTCGTGGGGGTATAGTTTTTCGGGGCTGTGAAGCTCTGACTCGTGTTCTTGGGCTTTCATCTGACATCTATCCCTAAGTAGTCTGACATATTAAGCCTTTCCTCGGCTCTAATTCTCCTTCAGTATATACGTTCGGATTCGGCTTCTGTCAGACAGTATAAGTAGCTAGCCAACGAAGATAAGGTATGTCGAAGTACGAGGATCAGCTTGAGCGTGCTTTATCTGAAGCTTCCGAAGGAGTAGAAAGAGGCAGGTTCTCTCTTCCCGAGCCCGACGTGAGACAGGAGGGCAACACGACGGTTTACGAGAACTTTCAGGACTTCGTCCAGACGGTCGACAGGGACGAGAACGACGTCTTAGAGTTCCTTCAGAGGGACATGGGGACGAGCGCGCACCTCGACGAGAAGGGACGCGCACGTCTCGTCGGAGACTTCAACGCCGGACGTATAATGGAAGCAGCCGAGGAGTTCACCGACAAGTACGTCATCTGTCCCGAGTGTGGCTCTCCCGACACACGTCTCGAAGGCGACGACGAGAACCTCTCGATAAAGTGTGAGGCGTGTGGCGAGAAGTCGCCCGTAGAGTAGTACCGCCCCCATAACTAATACTACTGGAGTCTGTTCTTGTGTTGTATGATAAGAAGGCTCGTCCTGGACATAATGAAGCCGCATGAGCCGTCAATGCACGACGTAGCCGTCAAGGTCGCAGACACCGACGGCGTCTTAGGTGTAAACGCGAAGCTCATAGAGACCGACAGTAAGGTTCAGAACATAAAGATGACAGTCGAGGGCGAGGACATCGACTACGACGCGGTTAAAGACCGTATAGAACACCTCGGGGGAAGCGTCCACTCGGTCGACGAGGTCGCGTGCGGTGAGACGATAGTCGAGGAGAGCATCACCCCACAGGACTGAGAGATGTGGGGAATCGGCTTCGTGCGTGATACGCTCCAGGACGAGGAGGCACGTTCGATATCGCGGCGTTACTTCATATCGAACGGCTTCGACGGTGCTCTCACGAGCGTCGGAATCACAGTCGGCTCGTACCTCTCGGGAGTTCCCGACGGTCTCACGGTAGTCAAGGTCGGGGTGGGTGCCGCAGTAGGTCTGTCGACGTCGGGTGTCTGGAGTGTCTGGGAGATAGAACGTGCCGAGAAGCTCGCTGAGCTTCAGCGTCTTGAGAGGTCTATGATGAAAGACCTAAAGGGTACGTCTATCTACACCGAGAAGAAACGCGTAAGGATAGTCAACTCGGTGATGAGCGGTCTGGGTCCAGTCGTGGGTATACTCCTTCCCGTCTTAGTCTTCGCTTTCGAGGGTATCTACCTCACGATGCTCGAAGCCACCCTCATCTCTGTGGCTGTCGCAGTCTCTGTCCTCTTCGTCTTCGGTGCCTACATGGGATCTATCTCCAAACAGAGATGGTACGTCGCGGGTCTCCGTATGGGCGTAGCAGGCGTAGTGGTCGCGGGAATCAACGTACTACTCCCGGGGTAAAAATGAACCAGAAGGACAGATGGAAGACAGAGACCGCGGACGAGGTGATAGAAGAGCTCGGAACCTCCGAGGATGGTCTAAGCTCGGACGAGGCGGAGGCGCGGCTTGAGGAGTACGGCTCGAACGAGATACGTGACGACGAAGAGATCTCCCCTCTACGTATACTCGTCTCGCAGTTCGACGACTTCCTGATATATCTTCTCGTCGTCGCGGCTCTTCTTTCGCTCGGAGTCGGGCTTCTCCCCGGTAGACATCCCGAGTACGTCGACGCAGGTCTCATAACCTTCATACTCGTAGCGAACGGAGTCTTCGGCTTCGTCCAGGACTACCGCGCCGAGAAGTCGATAGAGGCTCTGCGTGAGCTGTCGACCCCGGATGCGACGGTTATGAGGGACGCCACCAAGACCAAGATAGATTCGAGAGACGTAGTCCCGGGGGACGTCGTCTTCCTCGAACAGGGGGACTCAGTTCCCGCAGACGCGCGCCTAATCGAGTCACAGAGCCTCGAAGCCGACGAGTCGGCACTCACGGGAGAGAGCACGTCGGTGCCGAAGGACACGGAAGTCGTAGACAAGGACACATCCATCGCCGAGACCTCGAACCTCGTCTTCATGAACACGAATGTAGTCAGAGGACGTGGAAAGGCTGTCGTCGTAGAGACGGGAATGGAGACAGAGGTCGGAGGGATAGCGACACAGATCACTCAGGCTGAGGAGAGACAGACGCCCTTCGAGAGGGAGGTCGACAGACTCGGGAGGACGATTGGCTACGGAGTACTGGCTCTCATACTCGTAGTCGCAGGCGTACAGGCGGGCTCACGTCGGCGTCCCCCCTCACGGTCTTACTTGTCTCTATAACACTCGCTGTCGCCGCCGTCCCTGAGGGTCTTCCCGCGGTCGTGACACTCACTCTCGCTCTGGGTTCTAGGAAGATACTAGAGAAGAACGCAGTCGTCCGTAACCTCCCTGTCGTCGAGAGTCTCGGATCGACAGACGTGATCGTGACTGACAAGACAGGGACACTCACCGAGAACCTCATGACGGTGAGACGCGTCTACTTCTCGGGTGAGACCTACGGTGTCACGGGAACCGGACTCAAGACGGAGGGCGAGTTTGTCGAGGAAGAGTCGGAGACCGAAGTCGGTTCTGAGGTGGTCGAGCCTCTCCTCAGGGCGGGTGTCGTCTGTAACAACTCCGAGAGATCCCTCGACGACTCCGACGACGAATACTACGGTGATCCCACAGAGATAGCCCTACTCGTCTCGGCACAGAAGGCAGGGATAGAGGTCGACGTGGGTGACGAGAGACAGAAGAGGAGGAAGAGCGAGATACCATTCACCTCGGAGAGAAAACGCATGACTGTCACAGTGCCCGAGGAAGACGGTGACGGATACGTCTCCTACATGAAGGGAGCACCCGAGGAGGTTCTCAGCCGGTGTGACACGCATCTCGTCGGGAGTGATGCCGTCGAACTCGACGACGAGGCGAGGAACGAGATCAGAGACAGACAGACCGAGTTCGAGGACGACGCCCTCCGAGTTCTCGGCTTTGGATACAAGCGGGAGGAGGTCGAGGACGAGGACGACGAGGACGGCTTTGTCTTCCTCGGACTTCAGGCTATGATAGATCCGCCGAGGGACGGCGTCAGGGGAGCTGTCGACGACTGCCGGAGGGCGGGTATAGACGTTATTATGGTCACGGGCGACGGAATGGGAACTGCGAAGGCGATAGGAGAGGAGGTCGGATTCGATCCTAAGAACGCGAAGTCGGGACGTGAGGTCGAGAAGATGGAAGACGACGAGCTACGTGAGACAGTCGAGGAGACAGAGGTCTTCGCGAGGGTCTCACCGAGCCACAAGGTTCGTATACTCAAGGCGTGTCAGAGAAACGGTCACAACGTCGCGATGACGGGTGACGGGGTCAACGACGCGCCGGCTCTCAGGAACGCCGACGTCGGAATATCGATGGGACAGAGGGGAACAGACGTCGCCCAGCAGGCTTCCGACATGGTTCTGAGAGACGACAACTTCGTGACTATACGTGACGCGATAGCAGAGG carries:
- a CDS encoding HAD-IC family P-type ATPase: MNQKDRWKTETADEVIEELGTSEDGLSSDEAEARLEEYGSNEIRDDEEISPLRILVSQFDDFLIYLLVVAALLSLGVGLLPGRHPEYVDAGLITFILVANGVFGFVQDYRAEKSIEALRELSTPDATVMRDATKTKIDSRDVVPGDVVFLEQGDSVPADARLIESQSLEADESALTGESTSVPKDTEVVDKDTSIAETSNLVFMNTNVVRGRGKAVVVETGMETEVGGIATQITQAEERQTPFEREVDRLGRTIGYGVLALILVVAGVQAGSRRRPPSRSYLSL
- a CDS encoding DUF1684 domain-containing protein, with translation MESESDWEERIRAMRMEKDDFFGSSRRSPIPADERQSFDGLNYFEPNPDYRYELKLDEFDDKSVVEIGTTEEGERKYLDWGVFSFTVDGEDCELHAYKSDPDESRLWVPFRDETNGDETYGAGRYLDLDEDSHRLDDDRWILDFNQAYNPFCVYSDDYECALIPTTNWLDVSIEAGEKSYK
- a CDS encoding DUF211 domain-containing protein, which gives rise to MIRRLVLDIMKPHEPSMHDVAVKVADTDGVLGVNAKLIETDSKVQNIKMTVEGEDIDYDAVKDRIEHLGGSVHSVDEVACGETIVEESITPQD
- a CDS encoding peroxiredoxin: MSDEKPTMPLLGDRFPELEVSTTHGEMKLPDEYEGEWFVLFSHPGDFTPVCTTEFIAFEQRRDEFEELGANLIGLSVDRVHSHIKWTDWIEEEIGVEIGFPIIADEMGGVAQELGMLHPGMGSSTVRAVFIVDPDGVLRLTLYYPFEIGRNIDEILRSLEALQTSDEEGVATPADWPENQNFGDQVLVPPPDSDQDAEDRLAEAEAEGYDCKDWWFCLTDLEEE
- a CDS encoding translation initiation factor IF-2 subunit beta — protein: MSKYEDQLERALSEASEGVERGRFSLPEPDVRQEGNTTVYENFQDFVQTVDRDENDVLEFLQRDMGTSAHLDEKGRARLVGDFNAGRIMEAAEEFTDKYVICPECGSPDTRLEGDDENLSIKCEACGEKSPVE
- the cbiQ gene encoding cobalt ECF transporter T component CbiQ — encoded protein: MHHASLEKIQSSSTPLVDGELNVYFSFVGLLLGVAAPSRLTQLATAVVFVTLGLHAAGRDYLGFARLPVYFAVPSIGVILVFTSGETAFSVPLIFDFVLRFSDRGVERAVTTALRSGASLSVLVYFILTTTVPVTFSALKRLRLPDFFVEFCLLTYRGIQILTDESERLQTAARARLGYSDRRSLFRSTKLIGFSLFLKSLTRAERMEESMRSRSYSGEMPSPRRQSSGHVYATLILLLLSSTLVV
- a CDS encoding cation-transporting P-type ATPase; the protein is MTLAVAAVPEGLPAVVTLTLALGSRKILEKNAVVRNLPVVESLGSTDVIVTDKTGTLTENLMTVRRVYFSGETYGVTGTGLKTEGEFVEEESETEVGSEVVEPLLRAGVVCNNSERSLDDSDDEYYGDPTEIALLVSAQKAGIEVDVGDERQKRRKSEIPFTSERKRMTVTVPEEDGDGYVSYMKGAPEEVLSRCDTHLVGSDAVELDDEARNEIRDRQTEFEDDALRVLGFGYKREEVEDEDDEDGFVFLGLQAMIDPPRDGVRGAVDDCRRAGIDVIMVTGDGMGTAKAIGEEVGFDPKNAKSGREVEKMEDDELRETVEETEVFARVSPSHKVRILKACQRNGHNVAMTGDGVNDAPALRNADVGISMGQRGTDVAQQASDMVLRDDNFVTIRDAIAEGRGIFDNIRKFVNYLLSANAGEVLAVTFGVILGSLVFPGLFAGAGESLILTPVMLLWINLVTDGLPALALGADPHSPRIMGRQPRPSDEPVIDTRIGASVVGIGVVTALTGLPIFFESLSRTRSLVLAQTSLFTFLVAAEMVRIQIIRHRYGQSVLSNPWLVAAVGLSLVLHLGVLYTPVSSLFEVTPLGADAWLRIGVGFVVFLVLNVGLSWLLDRVVGD
- a CDS encoding energy-coupling factor ABC transporter permease, which codes for MHIMEGFLPVEWAAAWYVVAAPFVGYGAYKTAKSMDSSRSKALLAVSAGFIFVLSALKMPSVTGSTSHPTGTGLAVVLFGPVVTSFLSAVVLLYQALLLAHGGITTLGANVASMGVIGPFVGYGAYRLVRPRTDLKKSTFVAAVVTDWTTYVVTSLQLAVAFPSEPGVSGIIASATKFMGIFAVTQIPIGLVEGALAAAIVGYLVKAKVSVRKRMGVPA
- a CDS encoding ABC transporter ATP-binding protein, which produces MIETHDLVFRYGDDTVLDGTDFRAESGEVTVLMGKNGAGKSTLLRQFNGLLEPDSGEVYIGGEKVRYDDDSLEDLRQRVGYVFQDPNDQIIAPTVSQDVRFGLKNAGIEDDGRVEEALETMGISGYGDRLCNTLSGGEKKRVALAGVLVMEPDYVLLDEPTAGLDGEGCDAIVEIVEKLSKKGITLVISTHDTGFGLEVGDSIAVLEDGVVDYTGDSISPETAERYGLRTFVF
- a CDS encoding VIT1/CCC1 transporter family protein; this translates as MWGIGFVRDTLQDEEARSISRRYFISNGFDGALTSVGITVGSYLSGVPDGLTVVKVGVGAAVGLSTSGVWSVWEIERAEKLAELQRLERSMMKDLKGTSIYTEKKRVRIVNSVMSGLGPVVGILLPVLVFAFEGIYLTMLEATLISVAVAVSVLFVFGAYMGSISKQRWYVAGLRMGVAGVVVAGINVLLPG
- a CDS encoding energy-coupling factor ABC transporter substrate-binding protein produces the protein MSSRRYALAGIGLLAVLVVGSFVMPAAWGGADGQAEEGINQISPGYEPWFNPVWTPPSGEIESLLFSLQAAVGGLAIGYYLGRFRSSETETDPSSADTDASQT